One Symphalangus syndactylus isolate Jambi chromosome 20, NHGRI_mSymSyn1-v2.1_pri, whole genome shotgun sequence DNA segment encodes these proteins:
- the SNF8 gene encoding vacuolar-sorting protein SNF8 isoform X4: MQLNPWQVSMAKGLITLEELHQQVLKGRGKFAQDVSQDDLIRAIKKLKALGTGFGIIPVGGTYLIQSVPAELNMDHTVVLQLAEKNGYVTVSEIKASLKWETERARQVLEHLLKEGLAWLDLQAPGEAHYWLPALFTDLYSQEITAEEAREALP, from the exons ATGCAGTTGAATCCATGGCAAGTCTCCATGGCCAAGG GTCTGATAACTTTGGAGGAACTACATCAACAGGTGTTGAAGGGAAGGGGCAAGTTCGCCCAGGATGTCAGTCA AGATGACCTGATCAGAGCCATCAAGAAACTAAAGGCACTTGGCACTGGCTTCGGCATCATCCCTGTGGGCGGCACTTACCTCATTCAGTCTGTTCCAGCTGAGCTCAATATGGATCACACCGTGGTGCTGCAGCTGGCAGAG AAGAATGGCTACGTGACTGTCAGTGAGATCAAAGCCAGTCTTAAATGGGAGACCGAGCGAGCGCGGCAAGTGCTG GAACACCTGCTGAAGGAAGGGTTGGCGTGGCTGGACTTACAGGCCCCAGGGGAGGCCCACTACTGGCTGCCAGCTCTCTTCACTGACCTCTACTCCCAGGAGATTACAGCTGAGGAGGCCAGAGAAGCCCTCCCCTGA
- the SNF8 gene encoding vacuolar-sorting protein SNF8 isoform X3, with product MHRRGVGAGAIAKKKLAEMSKQLDMFKTNLEEFASKHKQEIRKNPEFRVQFQDMCATIGVDPLASGKGFWSEMLGVGDFYYELGVQIIEVCLALKHRNGGLITLEELHQQVLKGRGKFAQDVSQDDLIRAIKKLKALGTGFGIIPVGGTYLIQSVPAELNMDHTVVLQLAEKNGYVTVSEIKASLKWETERARQVLEHLLKEGLAWLDLQAPGEAHYWLPALFTDLYSQEITAEEAREALP from the exons ATGCACCGCCGCGGGGTGGGAGCTGGCGCCATCGCCAAGAAGAAACTTGCAGAG ATGTCAAAGCAGTTGGACatgttcaagaccaacctggaggAATTTGCCAGCAAACACAAGCAGGAGATCCGGAAGAATCCTGAGTTCCGTGTGCAGTTCCAGGACATGTGTGCAACCATTGGCGTGGATCCGCTGGCCT CTGGAAAAGGATTTTGGTCTGAGATGCTGGGCGTGGGGGACTTCTATTACGAACTAGGTGTCCAAATTATCGAAGTGTGCCTGGCGCTGAAGCATCGGAATGGAG GTCTGATAACTTTGGAGGAACTACATCAACAGGTGTTGAAGGGAAGGGGCAAGTTCGCCCAGGATGTCAGTCA AGATGACCTGATCAGAGCCATCAAGAAACTAAAGGCACTTGGCACTGGCTTCGGCATCATCCCTGTGGGCGGCACTTACCTCATTCAGTCTGTTCCAGCTGAGCTCAATATGGATCACACCGTGGTGCTGCAGCTGGCAGAG AAGAATGGCTACGTGACTGTCAGTGAGATCAAAGCCAGTCTTAAATGGGAGACCGAGCGAGCGCGGCAAGTGCTG GAACACCTGCTGAAGGAAGGGTTGGCGTGGCTGGACTTACAGGCCCCAGGGGAGGCCCACTACTGGCTGCCAGCTCTCTTCACTGACCTCTACTCCCAGGAGATTACAGCTGAGGAGGCCAGAGAAGCCCTCCCCTGA
- the SNF8 gene encoding vacuolar-sorting protein SNF8 isoform X2 — MHRRGVGAGAIAKKKLAEAKYKERGTVLAEDQLAQMSKQLDMFKTNLEEFASKHKQEIRKNPEFRVQFQDMCATIGVDPLASGKGFWSEMLGVGDFYYELGVQIIEVCLALKHRNGGLITLEELHQQVLKGRGKFAQDVSQDDLIRAIKKLKALGTGFGIIPVGGTYLIQSVPAELNMDHTVVLQLAENGYVTVSEIKASLKWETERARQVLEHLLKEGLAWLDLQAPGEAHYWLPALFTDLYSQEITAEEAREALP, encoded by the exons ATGCACCGCCGCGGGGTGGGAGCTGGCGCCATCGCCAAGAAGAAACTTGCAGAG GCCAAGTATAAGGAGCGAGGGACGGTCTTGGCTGAGGACCAGCTAGCCCAG ATGTCAAAGCAGTTGGACatgttcaagaccaacctggaggAATTTGCCAGCAAACACAAGCAGGAGATCCGGAAGAATCCTGAGTTCCGTGTGCAGTTCCAGGACATGTGTGCAACCATTGGCGTGGATCCGCTGGCCT CTGGAAAAGGATTTTGGTCTGAGATGCTGGGCGTGGGGGACTTCTATTACGAACTAGGTGTCCAAATTATCGAAGTGTGCCTGGCGCTGAAGCATCGGAATGGAG GTCTGATAACTTTGGAGGAACTACATCAACAGGTGTTGAAGGGAAGGGGCAAGTTCGCCCAGGATGTCAGTCA AGATGACCTGATCAGAGCCATCAAGAAACTAAAGGCACTTGGCACTGGCTTCGGCATCATCCCTGTGGGCGGCACTTACCTCATTCAGTCTGTTCCAGCTGAGCTCAATATGGATCACACCGTGGTGCTGCAGCTGGCAGAG AATGGCTACGTGACTGTCAGTGAGATCAAAGCCAGTCTTAAATGGGAGACCGAGCGAGCGCGGCAAGTGCTG GAACACCTGCTGAAGGAAGGGTTGGCGTGGCTGGACTTACAGGCCCCAGGGGAGGCCCACTACTGGCTGCCAGCTCTCTTCACTGACCTCTACTCCCAGGAGATTACAGCTGAGGAGGCCAGAGAAGCCCTCCCCTGA
- the SNF8 gene encoding vacuolar-sorting protein SNF8 isoform X1 encodes MHRRGVGAGAIAKKKLAEAKYKERGTVLAEDQLAQMSKQLDMFKTNLEEFASKHKQEIRKNPEFRVQFQDMCATIGVDPLASGKGFWSEMLGVGDFYYELGVQIIEVCLALKHRNGGLITLEELHQQVLKGRGKFAQDVSQDDLIRAIKKLKALGTGFGIIPVGGTYLIQSVPAELNMDHTVVLQLAEKNGYVTVSEIKASLKWETERARQVLEHLLKEGLAWLDLQAPGEAHYWLPALFTDLYSQEITAEEAREALP; translated from the exons ATGCACCGCCGCGGGGTGGGAGCTGGCGCCATCGCCAAGAAGAAACTTGCAGAG GCCAAGTATAAGGAGCGAGGGACGGTCTTGGCTGAGGACCAGCTAGCCCAG ATGTCAAAGCAGTTGGACatgttcaagaccaacctggaggAATTTGCCAGCAAACACAAGCAGGAGATCCGGAAGAATCCTGAGTTCCGTGTGCAGTTCCAGGACATGTGTGCAACCATTGGCGTGGATCCGCTGGCCT CTGGAAAAGGATTTTGGTCTGAGATGCTGGGCGTGGGGGACTTCTATTACGAACTAGGTGTCCAAATTATCGAAGTGTGCCTGGCGCTGAAGCATCGGAATGGAG GTCTGATAACTTTGGAGGAACTACATCAACAGGTGTTGAAGGGAAGGGGCAAGTTCGCCCAGGATGTCAGTCA AGATGACCTGATCAGAGCCATCAAGAAACTAAAGGCACTTGGCACTGGCTTCGGCATCATCCCTGTGGGCGGCACTTACCTCATTCAGTCTGTTCCAGCTGAGCTCAATATGGATCACACCGTGGTGCTGCAGCTGGCAGAG AAGAATGGCTACGTGACTGTCAGTGAGATCAAAGCCAGTCTTAAATGGGAGACCGAGCGAGCGCGGCAAGTGCTG GAACACCTGCTGAAGGAAGGGTTGGCGTGGCTGGACTTACAGGCCCCAGGGGAGGCCCACTACTGGCTGCCAGCTCTCTTCACTGACCTCTACTCCCAGGAGATTACAGCTGAGGAGGCCAGAGAAGCCCTCCCCTGA